A window of Gallaecimonas kandeliae genomic DNA:
CCCAGGAATCGGTAACCATCACCGACGCCCTGGAGCTGGGCCAGACCCGTTTCCTGGAGCTGAAAAGCCTGCAACTGGCTGCCAGTGTCGACCTCACCGCCTGGCAGGTGGAGCCGGAGCGGCGCCAGTACATCAGCTTCGTGCGGGGCCGTGCCGGCCGCAAGGTCTCGGATTTCTTCCTCGATTTCCTCGGTTGCGAGGAAGGGGTTGACGCCAAGGCCCAGAGCAAGGCGCTGCTGACCGCCGTCGACGACTACTGCGCCGCCGTGGGCCTGGAGGGGGAAGAGCGCCAGGAGCTCGGCAAGCAGGTGTTCGGCTACTGCAAGGAAAAGGCCAGCACCGGTGAGGACGTGAGCGTGGCCGAGCTGTCCGACAGCCTGCCCCCCTGGGAAGGGGAGAGCCGCTTTGCCGATTTCGCCGTCCAGGGCGATTATGGCCTGGAAGATCGCTTCCCGGTGGAGCAGAGCGCCCTCAAGGCGCTGGTGAAATTCTCCGGAACCGGCGCTGGCGTCACCCTCAGTTTCGAGGAAAAACACCTGGGCAGCCGGGTGCTTTACGACATGGCCACCGACACCCTCACCATCAAGGGCATCCCCGCCAACCTGCGCGAGCAGTTGAAAAAGCGCCTCAGCAACGACTGATCAAGAAGGCCGCCACAGCGGCCTTTTTTGCATCCAGGCTGTGATAAAGCTCACTTGCCTTTTGGGTCGGCTGACAGGATGGTATGGGAATAATGTCGCCGTTAGCCAAACAGATACGAGGCAGGGAACCCATGATCCAAGGTGATGAGCAGCGAGACTTCAAACGCCTGGCGGTAGAGGCTCAGGTGGTACTGGTAAGCGAGGCAGCAGAGCTCAGGGGCCAGTGCCTGGATCTCAGCGGTTCAGGGCTGGCCCTGGTGGCCGATGAGCCCCTGGCGGCCGGCACCCAGGTCGAGGTGAGGATGGACGGCGGCATGGGCCGCTTGCCACCCTTTGAGGCCAAGGGGCGGGTGGTGCGGTGCGACGCCCAGGGAAACCGCTACCAGCTGGCTGTGGCCTTCGAAAGCTGACCCTCTCCTAAACGAAAGGGCCGCAAGGTTCGCGAAAAGGGACCTGGCTGCGGTCTTATGAACAGGCTTCCCAAAAGGAGGGCCTGTCATGTGGAGAAAGATACTCAGCTTAGGCCTCAGCCTCGGCCTTGCCGTCAGCCCAGCCCTGGCCAGGGACGAACATCACGGCAAGTCCCAGCCCCGCCAGGAA
This region includes:
- a CDS encoding PilZ domain-containing protein, which produces MIQGDEQRDFKRLAVEAQVVLVSEAAELRGQCLDLSGSGLALVADEPLAAGTQVEVRMDGGMGRLPPFEAKGRVVRCDAQGNRYQLAVAFES
- the yejK gene encoding nucleoid-associated protein YejK, which produces MSIDVKALILHRLELNQEGLLAVSPRQHSLPATEAVAKLVAELHASYASKPGKGFAAFKDEGSPFAEALAGYLDGQSDFVPFTLTAADLLQAQLNHYGLLETGYLLLAHYKHLAVDKLLVLQLKAQESVTITDALELGQTRFLELKSLQLAASVDLTAWQVEPERRQYISFVRGRAGRKVSDFFLDFLGCEEGVDAKAQSKALLTAVDDYCAAVGLEGEERQELGKQVFGYCKEKASTGEDVSVAELSDSLPPWEGESRFADFAVQGDYGLEDRFPVEQSALKALVKFSGTGAGVTLSFEEKHLGSRVLYDMATDTLTIKGIPANLREQLKKRLSND